In a genomic window of Malassezia japonica chromosome 4, complete sequence:
- a CDS encoding uncharacterized protein (EggNog:ENOG503P8G5; COG:S; TransMembrane:1 (o30-50i)), with protein sequence MPELYRDPWAKREAWRKHPLFSMRYYARNMFPGLGLGATAFAIYLAYGMFKPQQPAHH encoded by the coding sequence ATGCCAGAACTCTACCGTGACCCCTGGgcgaagcgcgaggcgtgGCGCAAGCACCCCCTCTTCTCCATGCGCTACTACGCGCGCAACATGTTCCccggccttggcctcggtgCCACCGCTTTTGCCATCTACCTTGCCTACGGCATGTTCAAGCCCCAGCAGCCGGCGCACCACTGA